A DNA window from Pseudomonas sp. B21-056 contains the following coding sequences:
- a CDS encoding DUF3261 domain-containing protein, translated as MIRTGLGSLLIGCLLLLSACASHAPLPERTPTLALPLQLHIERQMAGQRQDWLLVIQREDAGIRWSMMDPLGIPLARQRLVDGQWQADGLLPPNAEARELFAALLFALTPETELPGNYPTARQQTGQRTLDSRWQVRYKQPLDFQLSLPQGPHYRITPLTESAP; from the coding sequence ATGATTCGTACCGGCCTCGGCAGCCTGCTGATCGGCTGCTTGTTGCTGCTCAGTGCCTGCGCCAGCCACGCGCCACTGCCCGAGCGCACGCCAACCCTGGCGCTGCCGCTGCAATTGCACATCGAGCGACAAATGGCCGGCCAGCGCCAGGACTGGCTACTGGTGATCCAGCGCGAAGACGCTGGCATTCGCTGGTCGATGATGGACCCGCTGGGCATTCCCCTGGCCCGTCAGCGCCTGGTCGACGGCCAGTGGCAAGCCGACGGGCTGTTGCCCCCCAACGCCGAAGCGCGAGAACTGTTTGCCGCGCTGCTGTTCGCCCTGACACCGGAAACCGAACTGCCCGGCAACTACCCGACCGCCCGGCAACAGACTGGGCAACGAACCCTGGATTCCCGCTGGCAGGTGCGCTACAAGCAGCCGCTGGATTTTCAGCTAAGCCTGCCCCAAGGTCCCCACTACCGCATCACACCGTTGACCGAGAGCGCGCCATGA
- a CDS encoding hotdog family protein produces the protein MIDWPLAELLPHAGDMILIDRVVAFDDEQIRTQATVRPGGLFNREDGDLPAWVGIELMAQSVAAFAGCHARRRGDAVELGFLLGTRKFECNVDCFPVGTELDIRGVRSLEDDNGMGVFECHIEAPGIRATARLNVFRPPQSAHYLHEPSATGNPP, from the coding sequence ATGATTGACTGGCCACTCGCCGAGCTGCTGCCCCACGCAGGCGACATGATCCTCATCGACCGCGTCGTGGCCTTCGATGACGAGCAGATCCGTACCCAGGCCACCGTCCGGCCCGGCGGCTTGTTCAACCGTGAAGACGGTGACCTGCCGGCCTGGGTCGGCATCGAACTGATGGCCCAGAGTGTCGCCGCGTTTGCCGGTTGCCATGCGCGCCGACGTGGTGATGCGGTGGAGCTGGGCTTCCTGCTCGGCACCCGCAAGTTCGAATGCAATGTCGACTGTTTTCCGGTCGGCACCGAGCTGGACATCCGCGGCGTGCGCTCGCTGGAAGACGACAACGGCATGGGTGTGTTCGAATGCCATATCGAAGCGCCCGGCATTCGCGCCACCGCCCGGTTGAACGTGTTCCGTCCGCCGCAGTCCGCCCACTACCTCCATGAACCGTCCGCAACAGGAAACCCGCCATGA
- a CDS encoding beta-ketoacyl-[acyl-carrier-protein] synthase family protein produces MTAYLNALGVICALGRDKDEVARNLFAGDCSGLRVEAGWVAERALPVASVTGELAPIPETLAVHGSRNNQLLLEACMQIRAEIDQAIQAYGRARIGIVLGTSTSGIDEASQGIAHYLREQRFPEGYDYQQQELSAPANFLSDWLGLSGPSYVISTACTSSARALMSARRLLDLGLCDAVLCGGVDSLCKLTLNGFSALEAVSDERCNPFSVNRSGINIGEAAVLFLMSKAPGNGTSIALLGDGASSDAHHISAPEPSGRGARQAMEKALLCAGLEASQIDYLNLHGTATQHNDAMESHAVAGLFPDGIPCSSTKPMTGHTLGAAGALEAAFCWLSLSAENTAGALPPHVWDGQADPELPALAWTRADSRLNPTGPRRLMSNSFAFGGNNVSLIIGDAP; encoded by the coding sequence ATGACCGCCTATTTGAATGCCCTGGGTGTGATCTGCGCGCTGGGCCGCGATAAAGATGAAGTGGCGCGCAATCTGTTCGCCGGCGACTGCTCGGGCCTGCGTGTCGAAGCCGGGTGGGTGGCCGAGCGTGCCTTGCCGGTTGCCTCGGTGACCGGCGAACTGGCGCCCATCCCCGAAACCCTGGCCGTCCATGGCAGTCGCAACAATCAGTTGCTGCTGGAAGCCTGCATGCAGATCCGTGCCGAGATCGACCAGGCCATCCAGGCCTACGGCCGTGCTCGCATCGGCATCGTCCTGGGCACCAGCACCTCGGGGATCGACGAGGCCAGCCAGGGCATTGCCCATTACCTGCGCGAGCAGCGCTTCCCGGAGGGCTACGACTACCAGCAGCAGGAACTCAGCGCCCCGGCCAACTTTCTCTCCGACTGGCTCGGCCTGAGTGGTCCGTCCTATGTGATTTCCACCGCCTGCACCTCCAGCGCCCGCGCCTTGATGAGCGCCCGGCGCTTGCTCGACCTGGGCCTGTGCGATGCGGTGCTCTGTGGTGGGGTGGACAGCCTGTGCAAGCTGACCCTTAACGGTTTTTCGGCGCTGGAAGCGGTATCGGACGAACGCTGCAATCCGTTTTCGGTGAACCGTAGCGGCATCAACATCGGCGAGGCGGCCGTGCTGTTTCTCATGAGCAAAGCGCCAGGCAATGGAACGTCGATTGCCTTGCTCGGCGATGGCGCCAGCTCTGACGCCCATCATATTTCCGCCCCGGAGCCCAGCGGCCGTGGCGCTCGCCAGGCCATGGAGAAAGCCTTGCTCTGCGCGGGCCTCGAGGCCAGTCAGATCGATTACCTGAACCTGCACGGCACCGCCACGCAACACAACGATGCCATGGAAAGCCATGCGGTGGCCGGGCTGTTTCCGGACGGGATACCCTGTTCCTCCACCAAGCCCATGACCGGCCACACCTTGGGCGCGGCCGGGGCATTGGAAGCGGCATTCTGCTGGCTGAGCCTGAGTGCGGAAAACACCGCCGGGGCCCTGCCGCCGCATGTCTGGGACGGCCAGGCAGATCCTGAACTGCCGGCCCTGGCCTGGACCCGCGCCGACAGCCGCCTGAACCCGACCGGCCCCCGTCGCCTGATGAGCAATTCGTTTGCCTTCGGCGGCAACAACGTCAGCCTGATTATCGGAGATGCCCCATGA
- a CDS encoding NAD(P)/FAD-dependent oxidoreductase, which produces MPATEMERRQVVIIGAGPSGAIAAALLKRKGHDVLVIERQHFPRFSIGESLLSHCLDFVEEAGMLDAVNAAGFQRKNGAAFAWGERYSAFDFGDTFSEGKPTTFQVQRADFDKLLADQAALQGVEIRYGEAIANVDFNLAKPQLGVQREDGSEYRIEAGFVLDASGYGRVLPRLLDLEAPSNFPLRQAVFTHIEDRIDNPAFDREKILITTHPTQRDIWFWTIPFSGGRCSVGVVAAAEHFAGRTDDLDACLRGFIDETPSLAGVLDNAVWDTPARTIGGYSANVKTLHGSGFALLGNAAEFLDPVFSSGVTIAMRSASMAADVLHRQLQGEPVDWQSEFAEPLKRGVDTFRCYVEGWYAGTFQDVIFYTEGSSDIRRMISSILAGYAWDQRNPFVSEPKRRLRMLSEICASPAP; this is translated from the coding sequence ATGCCTGCAACTGAAATGGAACGTCGCCAGGTCGTCATCATCGGCGCAGGGCCGTCCGGCGCCATCGCGGCCGCGCTGCTCAAGCGCAAGGGGCACGATGTGCTGGTCATCGAACGCCAGCATTTCCCAAGGTTCTCCATCGGCGAGAGCCTGCTGTCCCATTGCCTGGACTTCGTCGAAGAGGCCGGCATGCTCGACGCGGTGAATGCCGCCGGTTTCCAGCGCAAGAACGGCGCGGCCTTCGCCTGGGGCGAGCGCTACAGCGCCTTCGATTTCGGCGACACCTTCAGCGAAGGCAAGCCCACCACTTTCCAGGTACAGCGCGCCGACTTCGACAAGCTGCTGGCCGATCAAGCCGCGTTGCAAGGCGTAGAGATCCGTTATGGCGAAGCCATCGCCAACGTCGACTTCAACCTCGCCAAACCACAACTGGGCGTGCAGCGCGAGGATGGCAGCGAATACCGGATCGAAGCCGGGTTCGTCCTCGACGCCAGCGGCTATGGACGGGTCCTCCCGCGTTTGCTGGACCTTGAGGCACCGTCGAACTTCCCGCTGCGCCAGGCGGTATTCACACACATCGAAGACCGTATCGATAACCCGGCCTTCGATCGCGAGAAAATCCTCATCACCACCCACCCGACCCAGCGTGATATCTGGTTCTGGACCATTCCGTTCAGTGGCGGGCGTTGCTCGGTGGGCGTGGTCGCGGCGGCGGAACATTTTGCCGGCCGCACCGACGACCTCGACGCCTGCCTGCGGGGCTTCATCGACGAGACCCCAAGCCTCGCCGGGGTGCTGGACAACGCGGTGTGGGATACCCCGGCGCGGACCATCGGTGGCTACTCGGCCAACGTCAAAACCCTGCACGGCTCAGGCTTCGCCCTGCTGGGCAATGCCGCGGAATTCCTCGACCCGGTGTTTTCCTCCGGCGTGACCATCGCCATGCGTTCGGCAAGCATGGCTGCCGACGTATTGCATCGTCAGTTGCAAGGTGAACCCGTGGACTGGCAAAGCGAGTTCGCCGAACCGCTCAAGCGCGGCGTCGATACCTTCCGCTGCTATGTCGAGGGCTGGTACGCCGGCACCTTCCAGGACGTGATCTTCTATACCGAAGGTTCGTCCGACATCCGCCGCATGATCAGCTCGATCCTGGCCGGTTATGCCTGGGATCAACGCAACCCGTTCGTCAGCGAACCCAAGCGACGCCTGCGCATGCTCTCGGAAATCTGTGCGAGCCCGGCCCCATGA
- a CDS encoding class I SAM-dependent methyltransferase, whose product MNYLSDSYVEETRFGFWFLRSHTWQHHVLRVAINDLRGLFSTPLPAYPVLLDAGCGQGKSFQYLRQVFAPQRLIGVDADPHSLALSAEEAARQGMAVELIGSDCATLAIPDASVDLLFCHQTFHHLVEQEKALAEFYRVLKPGGYLMFAESTEAYIDTWVIRWLFRHPMQVQKSAAQYLEMIRQQGFQFEAGNVSYPYLWWSRSKDFGLLERFGLRRPRPFGEREETLVNVVARKPVEGAGE is encoded by the coding sequence ATGAACTACCTGAGCGACAGCTACGTCGAAGAAACCCGCTTCGGCTTCTGGTTCCTGCGCAGCCACACCTGGCAGCACCATGTGTTGCGCGTGGCGATCAATGACCTACGCGGCCTGTTCAGCACACCATTGCCGGCCTACCCGGTGTTGCTGGACGCCGGTTGCGGCCAGGGCAAGTCGTTCCAGTACCTGCGCCAGGTGTTCGCGCCACAGCGGCTGATCGGGGTCGATGCCGATCCCCACAGCCTGGCGCTGAGCGCCGAAGAAGCGGCCCGCCAGGGCATGGCCGTGGAACTGATCGGCAGCGACTGCGCAACCCTGGCGATACCGGATGCCAGCGTCGACCTGCTGTTCTGTCACCAGACCTTCCATCACCTGGTGGAACAGGAAAAGGCCCTGGCCGAGTTCTATCGCGTGCTCAAGCCCGGCGGTTATTTGATGTTCGCCGAATCCACCGAGGCCTACATCGATACCTGGGTCATCCGCTGGCTGTTCCGTCATCCCATGCAGGTACAGAAAAGCGCGGCGCAGTACCTGGAGATGATCCGCCAGCAAGGGTTCCAATTCGAAGCCGGCAACGTGTCCTATCCCTACCTGTGGTGGAGCCGCTCCAAAGATTTCGGCCTGCTGGAACGTTTTGGCCTGCGCCGCCCCCGGCCGTTCGGCGAGCGGGAAGAAACCCTGGTCAACGTCGTGGCCCGCAAGCCCGTCGAAGGAGCAGGCGAATGA